In a genomic window of Leptolyngbya sp. SIO1E4:
- a CDS encoding AAA-like domain-containing protein has translation MAIETTLWVSRHSLLHREVGILGMTIAKFNRVFEDLTPRQRKVLQEFLAGCTDEEIARSLYLEPSTVRRHLANICKRFNLSGLDQSRYSHRDELIDLFAQFKPDMVSPTLIGKLGLSEPEFPGKPLPLNSLRYVQRPIEQRCQREILKPGALIRIRAPRRTGKTSLLNQLLGYARSASIRTIYLNLRQTEAPFLASLDALLRWLSTLMSQQLGIPPRLDDYWDHENFGSIVSCTTYVQEHLLSQCPHELLLAIDEADWLFEVPKIAQGFFALLRSWHEEANNLPLWQHLRLVVVHSTDVYIPLNIHQSPFNVGLPVRLPNFSVEQVRLLALRYDLNEATLAKIDALVTLTGGHPYLVQLALYALWRQESEFDELLKMASTQSGIYSHDLRRCWQLLQNCPDLLSSLKAVIEASPEGAQLDPVCAYKLESMGLVRLQGNWVTLSCDLYRQYFSDRLL, from the coding sequence ATGGCCATTGAGACCACATTATGGGTGTCTCGCCATAGCTTGCTCCATCGTGAAGTTGGCATCTTAGGGATGACGATCGCCAAGTTCAACCGTGTTTTTGAAGACCTGACACCACGGCAGCGCAAAGTGCTGCAAGAATTTTTGGCTGGCTGCACGGATGAGGAAATCGCCCGATCGCTCTACTTAGAACCCTCTACAGTCAGACGGCACCTGGCGAACATCTGTAAGCGGTTTAATCTCAGTGGCTTAGATCAGAGTCGCTATTCCCATCGGGATGAGCTTATCGACCTGTTTGCACAATTCAAGCCAGACATGGTTAGCCCAACTCTGATAGGCAAACTCGGCCTATCAGAACCTGAATTTCCTGGAAAACCGCTACCCTTAAATTCTCTGCGCTACGTTCAACGCCCCATTGAGCAACGATGTCAGCGGGAGATCCTTAAACCGGGCGCCCTCATCCGCATTCGGGCTCCCAGGCGCACGGGCAAAACCTCTCTGCTAAATCAGCTGTTAGGGTATGCCCGTTCAGCGTCCATCCGCACAATTTATTTGAACCTGCGTCAGACAGAAGCCCCTTTTTTGGCCAGTTTAGATGCCCTGCTGCGGTGGTTAAGCACCCTGATGAGTCAGCAGCTCGGTATTCCTCCTCGACTCGACGACTATTGGGATCATGAAAACTTTGGCAGCATTGTGAGCTGTACAACCTATGTTCAAGAGCATCTCCTGAGTCAGTGCCCCCATGAACTGCTGTTAGCCATTGATGAAGCCGACTGGTTATTTGAAGTGCCGAAAATAGCCCAAGGCTTTTTTGCCTTACTCAGAAGCTGGCATGAGGAAGCCAATAATCTCCCCCTTTGGCAACATTTACGCCTTGTGGTGGTGCATTCAACAGATGTGTACATTCCGCTCAACATTCACCAGTCTCCGTTTAATGTGGGGTTGCCCGTACGGTTGCCGAACTTTTCGGTAGAGCAGGTTCGGCTATTGGCCCTGCGCTATGACCTCAACGAAGCGACCCTGGCCAAGATTGATGCGCTAGTGACCCTGACCGGTGGCCATCCCTATCTAGTGCAGTTAGCTTTATATGCACTCTGGCGCCAAGAAAGTGAGTTTGATGAGTTATTGAAAATGGCCTCCACCCAGTCTGGCATTTACAGTCATGACCTCCGACGCTGTTGGCAACTGCTACAGAATTGCCCTGATTTGCTGTCGTCTCTCAAGGCCGTGATTGAGGCATCCCCTGAGGGAGCACAGCTAGACCCCGTCTGCGCATACAAGCTGGAAAGTATGGGCTTAGTGCGACTGCAGGGCAATTGGGTCACCCTGAGCTGCGACCTCTATCGGCAGTATTTTAGCGATCGCCTGCTGTGA
- a CDS encoding AAA-like domain-containing protein produces the protein MATPLPGNQMTSLQHDFEYQVGGSLRANSPSYVERQADQDLYARLRVGHFCYVFNARQMGKSSLRVRTMRRLKGNGVCCIALDMTRIGSEHLTPQQWYAQVISEFWRGAKLHPHLNLKSWLHDHGEVPYAHLLGRFIDEVLLDKIQQPIVIFIDEIDSTLSLPFSINDFFALIRACYNYRADDHRYRRLTFCLLGVATPADLITDKMRTPFNIGRAIALNGFTPDEVNGLIRGLKGSVANPKEALQQILHWTGGQPFLTQKLCQLAAELTDHSVEHIVQTHVITNWESQDEPAHLRTIRDRLLQDEQRANRLLGLYQQVLSQGNMAADESEAQMELRLSGLVVKQGRDLRVYNPIYAAVFNLAWVKATLNQLRPYAVAFNAWRASHGADESRLLRGQALEEALQWAAGRSLSNQDAEFLRASQQFENRETKQANEILAAANRQAKWRIRMGTVVLGASILGAIALNLWTSNAARRAQEIAHIERESRNALDQFEFDQTAALSTALQAAHQLRQFTGNQKTYPTTRPIIALQTILAQIQEQKIPYNTTVQFSHQGHHFITDGREGITVWDGPRNQRVALKEVPEFSDAVLSPDGSRILVSGNNSEDDERLVQLWDSQGKYLAALEGHPDIVNVAEFSPNSQYFVTGSMDGTAILWNADGKQISNLGEQNGPILSIQFSPDGHRIGIVRGEGPGSGWSAQIAQVWNLEGQQLEAFNWPSPSFYITLNPDLDQILTGGQVFTTDEDRPAHLWDFQGNQLAEFPGEGGVSHIEFSSDGGLIAAHTNTNSTVNVWDPQGNQLASFKVNQSSISDLEFSPDGRQIAIAGFSENSGTVSLWNLSGDRLKQFEIPNRFNIIRFSPDGHNVVFEEGTNEEEISLRSTYLLQLQDQQAVTFDEQSATVEMIRFSPDGNYVAMLGIDDITRIFDRQGKQISAFKGHEGRVDEIQFSNKDNRLVTSAHDPVDATVRIWDVDGNQLSVLEGNWMPEWDSPMSLDGNYTATFKRHESTGQVNIHIWHLDGRLVATLEDFDSAEILALRVSHNGQYFALGLTDHTAQLFDVNGKKLAVLEQHSGWVEDLTFNVDGDRILTFAQNDHARLWDLQGNLLEEFRDMHLGGFYSIAATHRDRLMTGGHQPTLWNFAGDQITALAPRPGWFGSGKKNTQLSAKGDRIATLGGDGRVRVWDDRGQQLAEYEGYAMALSPDGKQIVVVSREDNTPRLWSVDELDSLLEKGCDWLRPYLVISDDVLNGYGKELTTCDFADE, from the coding sequence ATGGCAACCCCTCTTCCTGGCAATCAGATGACATCCCTCCAACATGATTTTGAGTATCAAGTCGGCGGCAGTCTCCGGGCAAATTCTCCCAGTTATGTTGAGCGGCAGGCAGACCAAGACCTCTATGCAAGATTGCGAGTCGGGCATTTTTGCTATGTGTTCAACGCCCGTCAGATGGGCAAGTCGAGTTTACGGGTTAGGACGATGCGACGCCTCAAAGGCAATGGGGTCTGCTGCATAGCCCTTGATATGACCCGCATTGGTAGCGAACACCTCACCCCGCAGCAGTGGTATGCCCAAGTCATTTCTGAATTTTGGCGGGGGGCAAAGCTCCATCCGCACCTGAACTTAAAAAGCTGGTTGCATGACCATGGGGAGGTACCTTACGCCCACCTGTTAGGGCGTTTCATCGATGAGGTGCTGTTAGATAAGATCCAGCAACCCATCGTAATTTTCATTGATGAAATTGACAGCACCCTCAGCCTGCCATTCTCCATCAACGATTTTTTTGCGCTAATTCGAGCCTGCTACAACTATCGAGCAGATGATCACAGATACCGCCGTCTTACGTTCTGCCTGTTAGGGGTAGCAACCCCTGCAGACCTGATCACCGACAAGATGCGAACACCCTTTAACATTGGGCGCGCGATCGCCCTTAACGGCTTCACCCCCGACGAAGTCAATGGACTTATCCGTGGGTTAAAAGGCTCGGTTGCCAACCCCAAGGAGGCGCTACAGCAGATTCTGCATTGGACAGGCGGTCAGCCGTTTTTGACCCAAAAACTCTGTCAGCTCGCGGCAGAGCTAACCGATCATTCAGTTGAGCACATCGTCCAAACGCATGTAATCACAAACTGGGAATCTCAAGATGAACCCGCCCACCTGCGAACGATTCGAGACCGGCTGCTGCAGGATGAACAGCGAGCTAATCGACTGCTGGGGCTGTATCAGCAGGTTCTAAGCCAAGGAAACATGGCAGCGGATGAGAGCGAAGCGCAGATGGAACTGCGGCTATCTGGATTGGTGGTTAAGCAGGGCCGTGACCTGCGAGTCTATAACCCCATTTATGCAGCGGTGTTTAACTTAGCCTGGGTCAAGGCGACTTTAAACCAGCTGCGACCTTATGCAGTAGCTTTCAATGCCTGGCGGGCCTCACATGGGGCTGATGAGTCGCGACTGTTGCGGGGGCAAGCCCTGGAAGAGGCACTGCAATGGGCCGCAGGGCGGAGTTTAAGCAACCAGGATGCGGAGTTTTTACGCGCCAGTCAGCAATTTGAAAATCGAGAAACCAAACAGGCCAATGAAATTTTGGCAGCCGCAAACCGCCAAGCTAAATGGCGAATTCGGATGGGTACCGTGGTGCTTGGTGCGTCCATTTTGGGGGCGATCGCCCTTAACCTCTGGACTAGCAACGCTGCCCGCCGAGCCCAGGAGATCGCCCACATCGAGCGAGAGAGTCGTAATGCCCTCGACCAGTTTGAGTTTGATCAGACAGCGGCCTTAAGTACCGCCCTACAAGCCGCCCATCAGTTGAGGCAATTCACCGGCAACCAGAAAACCTATCCAACCACTCGACCCATCATCGCACTGCAAACAATTTTGGCCCAAATTCAAGAACAAAAGATTCCTTACAACACAACCGTCCAGTTTAGTCATCAGGGCCATCATTTCATTACAGATGGAAGGGAGGGCATTACCGTATGGGATGGCCCAAGAAATCAGCGTGTTGCCCTCAAAGAAGTTCCTGAGTTTTCTGATGCAGTATTGAGTCCCGACGGTAGCCGCATTCTTGTGAGTGGTAATAACAGTGAAGATGATGAGAGATTAGTTCAACTATGGGATTCTCAAGGAAAGTATTTAGCCGCCTTGGAGGGGCATCCAGATATCGTTAATGTGGCTGAATTTAGCCCCAATAGTCAGTACTTTGTCACCGGCTCTATGGATGGCACAGCTATTTTGTGGAACGCAGATGGAAAACAAATTTCTAATCTGGGAGAACAAAATGGGCCAATTTTAAGCATACAGTTTAGTCCCGACGGACACCGGATTGGGATTGTCAGGGGAGAAGGCCCTGGTTCAGGATGGAGTGCTCAGATTGCCCAGGTTTGGAATCTGGAAGGTCAGCAGTTAGAAGCGTTTAACTGGCCTAGCCCATCGTTTTATATAACGTTAAACCCAGACCTGGATCAAATTCTTACAGGTGGCCAAGTTTTCACAACCGATGAAGACAGACCTGCCCATCTCTGGGACTTTCAAGGAAATCAGCTCGCTGAATTCCCAGGAGAAGGGGGCGTTAGCCATATTGAATTTAGTTCTGATGGAGGTCTCATTGCAGCCCACACAAACACGAATTCCACAGTAAACGTGTGGGATCCTCAAGGAAATCAGCTTGCGAGCTTTAAGGTCAATCAATCGTCTATCAGTGACCTCGAATTCAGCCCAGATGGACGTCAAATTGCGATTGCTGGATTTTCTGAAAACAGCGGGACTGTTAGCCTTTGGAATCTGAGTGGCGATCGTTTAAAGCAATTTGAAATTCCGAATCGATTCAACATCATCCGGTTTAGCCCTGATGGTCACAATGTCGTGTTTGAAGAAGGAACGAATGAGGAAGAAATTTCCCTGAGAAGCACTTATTTATTACAGCTACAAGATCAGCAGGCTGTCACATTTGATGAGCAATCTGCAACTGTAGAAATGATCAGGTTTAGTCCAGACGGCAACTATGTGGCAATGCTTGGCATAGACGATATCACGCGCATCTTTGACCGTCAGGGCAAACAGATCTCAGCCTTTAAAGGGCATGAGGGTCGAGTAGATGAGATCCAGTTCAGCAATAAAGACAATCGCCTTGTAACCAGTGCACATGATCCGGTTGATGCCACCGTTCGCATCTGGGATGTAGACGGAAATCAGCTTTCAGTTCTAGAAGGGAATTGGATGCCTGAATGGGACAGTCCCATGAGTCTGGATGGCAATTATACGGCTACCTTTAAACGCCATGAGAGCACGGGACAAGTCAATATTCACATTTGGCATCTGGATGGTCGTTTAGTCGCTACCCTAGAGGACTTTGACTCAGCCGAAATTTTAGCCCTTAGAGTTAGCCATAACGGACAATATTTTGCACTTGGCCTCACAGATCATACGGCTCAGCTATTTGATGTAAACGGTAAAAAGTTAGCTGTTTTAGAACAGCATTCAGGCTGGGTCGAAGATCTGACATTTAATGTCGATGGCGATCGCATCTTGACCTTCGCGCAAAATGATCATGCCCGTCTATGGGACTTACAAGGAAACCTCCTTGAAGAATTTCGAGACATGCATCTCGGCGGCTTTTATTCCATCGCTGCTACGCATCGCGATCGCTTGATGACCGGGGGGCATCAGCCCACTTTATGGAATTTTGCAGGGGATCAAATTACAGCCCTTGCGCCTCGCCCAGGTTGGTTTGGTTCCGGCAAGAAGAATACTCAACTGAGTGCCAAGGGCGATCGCATTGCCACCTTAGGGGGAGATGGCAGAGTCAGGGTTTGGGATGATCGGGGGCAACAACTCGCTGAGTATGAAGGCTATGCCATGGCCCTAAGTCCAGATGGGAAGCAAATTGTCGTGGTTTCTCGGGAAGACAATACCCCTCGCCTGTGGTCAGTCGATGAGCTAGATAGCTTGCTAGAAAAAGGGTGTGATTGGCTGCGCCCCTATCTTGTTATCTCTGATGATGTTTTGAATGGCTATGGGAAGGAACTGACAACGTGTGATTTTGCTGACGAGTAA
- a CDS encoding OmpA family protein: MFNPSRSIFLALVCLPLLTSACTSQPSANNPTAETETSEIDPAEPSSAETQNSEPSVSRPSAASPVTAEPSTAEPSTAEPSTAEPSTAEPSTAEPSTAEMSTAEMSTAEMSTAAPSTAEMSTVQFPEVTSSEVLIQQNEDMTVFTLSADVLFDFDKSNIRPDAESALQQLSAAIAERFPNDPLQIHGHTDAKGGDAYNVDLSERRAASVQQWLSTHANINRDRMTTHGHGEHQPVAPNTHTDGSDNPAGRQLNRRVEIVVLNS, translated from the coding sequence ATGTTTAATCCATCCCGGAGCATTTTTCTTGCCTTGGTCTGTTTGCCCTTGCTAACAAGCGCCTGCACCAGTCAACCATCAGCCAACAATCCAACGGCTGAAACCGAGACGTCTGAGATTGATCCTGCCGAACCGTCATCAGCTGAAACGCAAAACAGCGAACCTTCTGTGTCAAGACCTTCCGCAGCCTCCCCGGTTACCGCAGAACCCTCTACCGCAGAGCCGTCTACCGCAGAGCCGTCTACCGCAGAGCCGTCTACAGCGGAGCCGTCTACCGCAGAACCGTCTACCGCAGAAATGTCCACAGCAGAGATGTCTACGGCAGAAATGTCCACGGCAGCGCCTTCCACAGCAGAAATGTCTACCGTTCAGTTTCCTGAAGTGACCTCCTCTGAAGTGCTGATTCAGCAGAATGAGGACATGACTGTGTTTACCCTGTCAGCCGATGTCTTATTCGATTTCGATAAGTCGAATATTCGCCCAGATGCGGAATCAGCCCTGCAGCAGCTCTCGGCGGCGATCGCCGAACGTTTTCCTAACGACCCCCTCCAAATCCATGGTCACACCGATGCAAAAGGAGGGGATGCTTATAACGTTGACCTTTCAGAGCGCCGCGCCGCCTCTGTGCAACAGTGGTTGTCTACCCATGCCAATATCAACCGCGATCGCATGACCACCCACGGCCATGGTGAACATCAACCGGTTGCCCCCAATACCCATACAGACGGCAGCGATAACCCAGCAGGGCGACAGCTCAATCGCCGGGTTGAAATTGTAGTCTTGAATTCTTGA
- a CDS encoding carboxymuconolactone decarboxylase family protein, translating to MTEVRSCGNPCSREIVQEKIKKALCGGIPGLFSDRDPQKTMPDSVLNFEWELFRHFELAPFIGADYPAPKPVIPLKYRQLIGIAVHAETKCQFCTPFHIALAKFFGATDAEIQEAVNYTKHTVGVSAYLNGLDFDLDEFLKELEALIACLETKPRTGI from the coding sequence ATGACTGAAGTACGTTCTTGCGGCAACCCTTGTTCCCGTGAAATTGTTCAAGAAAAGATCAAAAAGGCACTTTGTGGCGGCATTCCTGGACTCTTTTCCGATAGAGATCCTCAAAAAACGATGCCTGATAGTGTCTTGAATTTTGAGTGGGAGCTGTTTAGACATTTTGAGCTGGCTCCTTTTATTGGTGCCGATTATCCTGCACCGAAACCGGTTATCCCACTCAAATATCGACAGCTCATAGGTATTGCCGTTCATGCTGAAACGAAGTGTCAATTTTGTACGCCATTTCATATTGCGCTTGCAAAATTCTTTGGTGCCACTGATGCAGAAATTCAAGAAGCCGTAAATTACACGAAGCATACTGTGGGAGTGAGCGCCTATCTCAATGGGCTTGACTTCGATCTAGATGAGTTTCTGAAGGAGCTAGAGGCACTGATTGCCTGTTTAGAGACAAAGCCTAGAACTGGAATTTAG
- a CDS encoding PLDc_N domain-containing protein, with protein sequence MNLKQKSRVYLLVRWRCTRKPVLTASLILVIPAAIVVVGSILWMLMLMDCAMQEPSQGNTKIVWVLIIIFTTWVGALAYLLFRRPERQRELGR encoded by the coding sequence ATGAATCTGAAGCAGAAATCGCGGGTTTATCTTCTTGTCAGGTGGCGCTGTACTAGGAAGCCTGTACTGACGGCTTCTCTGATTCTGGTGATTCCTGCGGCGATCGTAGTGGTAGGCTCTATTCTTTGGATGTTGATGTTGATGGATTGCGCCATGCAAGAACCCAGCCAAGGCAATACCAAGATTGTCTGGGTTCTGATTATTATCTTTACGACTTGGGTGGGGGCTTTGGCTTACCTGCTGTTTCGACGACCCGAGCGCCAGAGAGAATTGGGCAGGTAA
- a CDS encoding acyltransferase family protein, which translates to MGNASTTRLVFMDNLRAFLTVLVVAHHAAQPYGPTGGAWPIFNPEQAVIFGPFFAVNAAFFMGLFFFISGYFLPAACDRKGIRRLLQERLRRLGIPILFFGFVVFPPVIYQLASPSVSFQSFFMQVYVQQLDIEFAHLWFLMHLLSYVVLYGLWQRFFQPEPLPKLEPPRHRSIFAYVLGLSIVTFVVRIEYPIDRWVDLFGFLPTEVAHLPQYCSLFIVGILAYRQNWLWQLPAVRGLTWLGIGAGAGLLRYLYSLTRVEWGLPMLIAGGRFTWQSFIWSFWEATICVGLCIGLLTLFRERLNFQEKPMRMLSANAYGVYLIHLLVVLYVQFSVAGLAIGPIAKFGLVMVVGIPICFALSAFLRRLPFIKFVIS; encoded by the coding sequence ATGGGCAATGCATCTACGACCCGATTAGTTTTTATGGATAACCTACGGGCCTTTTTGACCGTGCTTGTTGTGGCTCACCATGCCGCCCAGCCCTATGGCCCAACCGGGGGCGCATGGCCTATTTTCAATCCAGAACAGGCGGTTATTTTTGGCCCATTTTTTGCGGTGAATGCCGCCTTTTTTATGGGGCTGTTCTTTTTTATTTCCGGCTATTTTTTGCCAGCAGCGTGCGATCGCAAAGGAATTAGACGGTTACTGCAAGAGCGGCTGCGGCGATTAGGCATTCCGATCTTGTTTTTTGGGTTTGTGGTTTTCCCTCCCGTTATTTACCAATTGGCATCACCGTCTGTTTCTTTCCAGTCCTTTTTTATGCAAGTGTATGTTCAACAGCTTGACATTGAATTTGCGCACCTTTGGTTTTTAATGCATTTGCTGAGCTATGTTGTGCTTTATGGACTGTGGCAAAGATTTTTTCAACCAGAGCCCTTACCTAAACTGGAACCGCCAAGACATCGCTCCATTTTTGCCTATGTGCTGGGCCTCAGTATTGTGACCTTTGTCGTTCGCATTGAATACCCAATTGATCGCTGGGTCGATTTGTTTGGCTTTTTACCGACCGAAGTGGCTCATCTGCCTCAATATTGCAGCCTGTTCATTGTTGGCATCCTTGCCTATCGTCAAAACTGGCTGTGGCAGCTGCCTGCCGTGCGGGGGTTAACCTGGCTGGGAATTGGTGCCGGTGCTGGGCTACTGCGCTATCTCTACAGCTTAACCAGAGTTGAATGGGGCCTGCCTATGCTCATTGCAGGGGGTCGGTTTACCTGGCAATCTTTTATCTGGAGTTTTTGGGAAGCCACTATTTGTGTAGGTCTCTGTATTGGGTTGTTAACGTTATTTCGCGAGAGATTGAACTTTCAAGAAAAACCGATGCGGATGCTGTCTGCCAACGCTTATGGGGTATATTTGATTCACCTTTTAGTGGTTCTTTACGTTCAATTTAGCGTGGCTGGTTTAGCGATCGGGCCTATCGCTAAATTTGGCCTGGTGATGGTTGTTGGAATACCCATTTGCTTTGCCCTGAGTGCTTTCTTACGAAGGCTGCCGTTTATAAAGTTTGTTATCTCATAG
- a CDS encoding class I SAM-dependent methyltransferase — protein sequence MSSNEEQNAPPLTQSAERVTSSPDHCSVSHFWEQNAEAWTTLVRQGYDVYRDLVNTPAFLAMLPNVESLYGLDVGCGEGANTRKLAELGAHMVAIDVAQTFLHYAQAQEHRDPRGISFQTASALDLPFEAASFDFVTAFMSLMDIPDSEKAVQEAYRVLKRGGFFQFSITHPCFDTPYRRSLKNATGKEYAVAVGRYFDRVDGRIDEWMFSNVPDYLRQCWPKFRIPRFHRTLSEWLNMLIAAGFVIEEIAEPKADDAIAAQCPTVADTQIVAYFLHVRCRKPLS from the coding sequence ATGTCATCGAATGAAGAGCAAAATGCCCCCCCACTCACTCAATCGGCTGAACGCGTAACCAGTTCTCCAGATCACTGCTCAGTCAGCCACTTCTGGGAGCAAAACGCAGAAGCTTGGACCACCCTAGTGAGGCAGGGCTATGACGTGTATCGAGATTTAGTCAACACGCCTGCTTTCCTGGCCATGTTGCCCAATGTGGAAAGTTTATACGGGTTAGATGTTGGCTGTGGCGAAGGTGCTAACACCCGAAAATTAGCGGAGTTAGGGGCCCACATGGTGGCTATTGACGTTGCCCAAACATTTTTGCACTATGCCCAAGCTCAAGAACATCGCGATCCTCGGGGCATCTCGTTTCAGACCGCCAGTGCCTTGGATCTGCCGTTTGAGGCAGCCAGTTTTGATTTTGTCACAGCGTTTATGAGTCTGATGGATATTCCTGACAGTGAAAAAGCGGTTCAGGAAGCCTATCGAGTTCTGAAGCGTGGGGGATTTTTTCAATTCTCAATCACCCATCCCTGCTTTGATACCCCCTACCGTCGCTCCTTAAAGAATGCAACCGGTAAAGAGTATGCAGTTGCGGTGGGCCGCTATTTTGATCGAGTTGACGGAAGAATTGACGAATGGATGTTTAGCAATGTTCCTGATTATCTGCGGCAGTGCTGGCCTAAATTCCGCATTCCTCGGTTTCACCGCACTCTGAGTGAATGGTTAAACATGCTGATAGCTGCTGGGTTTGTGATTGAAGAAATCGCAGAACCCAAGGCCGATGATGCGATCGCGGCTCAATGCCCGACCGTTGCAGATACGCAGATTGTGGCCTACTTTTTGCACGTCCGATGTCGTAAACCGTTGAGTTAA
- the psaI gene encoding photosystem I reaction center subunit VIII, producing the protein MAASFLPSILVPLVGIVFPAAAMAFIFLYIEREEAA; encoded by the coding sequence ATGGCAGCTTCTTTTCTTCCTTCAATCCTGGTGCCGCTTGTCGGCATTGTCTTTCCTGCCGCTGCAATGGCGTTTATCTTCCTCTATATTGAGCGCGAGGAAGCCGCCTAG
- a CDS encoding 1-acyl-sn-glycerol-3-phosphate acyltransferase, with protein sequence MSTVGFGAAPIKPYQATTSRCSPWLTPLAYFLGEQIVLPAYFRKITVEGQENLPRTGPVILAPTHRARWDSLVLPLVAGRSATGRDLHYMVTADEVTGIQGWFIRRLGGFAVNVRSPSISSLRHGIALLQQGQMLVIYPEGGIFRDDRVHRLKPGLARLALQAQSLSKQGSIKVVPVSIRYDSPYPRWRSSVGIAIGKPLEVSAYLHRDRKHPLAAEQLKHTARELTSDLSEALVAISQTQKLPSPRLRLSRQADRC encoded by the coding sequence ATGTCCACTGTCGGTTTCGGTGCTGCCCCTATCAAGCCTTATCAGGCAACCACATCGCGGTGCTCTCCTTGGCTAACCCCCCTAGCGTATTTTCTAGGAGAGCAGATTGTACTACCAGCGTATTTCCGGAAAATTACTGTGGAAGGGCAGGAGAATCTACCCCGGACAGGCCCTGTGATTTTGGCCCCAACCCATCGAGCCCGCTGGGATTCTTTGGTATTGCCATTAGTCGCCGGACGCTCAGCGACTGGGCGCGATCTGCATTACATGGTGACGGCGGATGAAGTGACCGGCATCCAGGGATGGTTTATCCGTCGGTTGGGGGGGTTTGCGGTGAACGTGCGATCGCCCAGTATCTCTAGCTTGCGCCACGGCATTGCCCTTTTGCAGCAGGGGCAAATGCTGGTGATTTATCCTGAAGGGGGCATTTTTAGAGATGATCGGGTGCATCGCCTGAAGCCTGGACTGGCTCGCCTCGCTCTCCAAGCCCAGTCCTTGTCTAAGCAAGGGAGCATTAAGGTTGTGCCTGTGAGTATCCGCTACGACTCTCCGTATCCCCGGTGGCGCAGCAGCGTCGGCATTGCCATCGGCAAGCCGCTAGAAGTCTCTGCCTACCTGCATAGAGACCGCAAGCATCCCTTGGCTGCAGAGCAGTTGAAACATACCGCCCGAGAACTGACGAGTGATTTAAGTGAGGCTCTGGTGGCGATTTCTCAGACCCAGAAGTTGCCCTCTCCTAGACTCAGGCTTTCTCGACAAGCCGATAGGTGCTAG